ACAATACCTTATGAAATCggagagtaatattttttttaaaagacataaacttaaaaattaacaacagcttctttattcataaaaatattacgatgtaaaaaaaatagttaatacatACTATTAATTGAAGTGCACTACTCCGAGGAAAAGAGTCAACAcgattattttttagtaattttatctGCTgagtgaataatataaaaataatgatgggTAATCTActcaatttttctttccatttgtaataaataagtattattttggaaattatataaatgctaCATctctaaattcaaaaaatgacccactcatttattaaaaaaaaatatttaggtaaatTTCGAAGACATAAAAATTGCGCACTCAACTAATAATGAAATGTAAAGgaacaaaaaactttaagataaataaaattatcagcTCCCATCATGAAATCATTTATAAGGAAAGTTATGGTTAAGcttattttttggttgagacgaaaaaaaaacttgaaaaggtGGTAGAGAGATAAGAGAGGGATAAACAAAAGAGGAAATCACAGTCACCGAGCATaattttgaagtctttttttatgCCTTCATTGATGCAGAACCTATCGCATTTTTAGTATTAAGTAATCATGAGATTATTCCGCCTTTTTTGGCTTTGCGTTTCCTGATGGCTGTTGGCTTAGATTCAGTATCATCTTCCACAACATCATCCTTtatcttcatttgattaaaataagtagGTTAAATGTAAATCAcgaaaactataataataaagagaCTTACATCATCTTGATCAGTAGCGTCCTTTTCGTCATCGTCAGGTTGAGAAACGACAACTCCGAAGTTCTTTTGCGGAGGACAGACAAAATCAATACAACATACTAATACCTATGAAAATAGAACGATTTTATCATTGAAGTTAAAGGTATGGGAAGCAAGGATATACCAATCCAAGGAAAGCTCCAAGAGCTACTGTTGCAATAGCAAATCCCAAATAAGAGGCCCACGTAGGAAAATTATAGACTTCCGTGATTGTAGAATGCGCATTACGAAGAAACATTGacatctaaattaaattttaaattaggaaaatacaagaaaaagagACAAGCTAGTATGCTTCTTAAAATCTACCTTGAAAAAGTAGGAGACGGCCGTCATTTGGAAGGACCTAGGATCCTTCCAAGAAGGAATGGTCTCAATCTctttccatttttcttcttcgatAAAAGCTATAAAAGCTTCTTTATCTCTGGATCCTCTATACTGACGAAATTCGCCTTCCTTCACACTAATCAAATGAATGCATGAGTTAATCCATATaaataaggcaaaaaaaaaaaaaaaaaaaaaaaaaagcaagttttgtatagatcagtggttctcaaatgggggtacgcaTACCCCATGTGGTACTTAAGATTTTGGAAGAATTTcttacaagtggtacataactcagtGGCACCCGTACAGGTGAACTgaaagggctgtagccccctcccactaaggttttttttttgactagaaaatttaatatttgaattttttgtcaatagctgaacgtttttaatttttttcgaaaaaatttaatattttgaaatatttaggaaaaaaaaatgtaattttcaattattttttttctccaaaaaacaaGACCCTCTCCAAAATATTATCCTTGGGATGCCCCTATCACTTAAACTAAAAATGATTTGTGCTGGTAAGGGGGAACTTGTGtcaagtaaatattttacaagtggtacatgaataaaaaagtttgagaatccTTGGTCTAGATGGTGTTGGTCATATTACAGAAAGGAAAGGAGAgtgcatattatttaaaataatgaaggtGACTTTTGATTAGATTTAGCAAGGAGCTTGTGTAGCTCAACGCctcatactaaaaaaagaaatggggaGTGCACATCTCTACATATACTATTAAAGCAATGTTCATCGActcctaataactccgagcaatgccggagactacttaataaaatacaaagtaaaatgGATAAGTCATGATTCATGAAATGTTTTCCACTCACTGAAAAATCGTGGGAAGTGCTGTGACCATGAAGCGTCCAGAGAGACCTGGACTTTTAGTAACGTCAATTTGAGCAATCCCTTTGAGGTGTAAATCCTCGGACCATGAGGCAAACTCTTCCCAGGAAGACTGCAGGGCTCTGCACGCAGGGCACCAAGGAgcataactacaaaaaaaaaaacgaaagacATTCAAAATGGATATTCAACTACGACTATTGAGCATTAGCTCACGAAACAAGGCTTGGAGCATCTGTTCGACGCCCACGCCCTTTAAGTGAAAATGTGGAAGTACTTACAACTCCAGCATCCATTCTCCACTCAGAACACGCTCCCAATTCTGCTCCTCAAGTTCAATCACTTGTCCCTCGGATCCACACAGGGACCCAAGGACGAACAAGCCCACAAAGCATAACAATCTCATTTGGATAGTAGTGAGAGGTCTGCGGCTT
The sequence above is drawn from the Lepeophtheirus salmonis chromosome 5, UVic_Lsal_1.4, whole genome shotgun sequence genome and encodes:
- the LOC121117357 gene encoding thioredoxin-related transmembrane protein 1, with translation MRLLCFVGLFVLGSLCGSEGQVIELEEQNWERVLSGEWMLEFYAPWCPACRALQSSWEEFASWSEDLHLKGIAQIDVTKSPGLSGRFMVTALPTIFHVKEGEFRQYRGSRDKEAFIAFIEEEKWKEIETIPSWKDPRSFQMTAVSYFFKMSMFLRNAHSTITEVYNFPTWASYLGFAIATVALGAFLGLVLVCCIDFVCPPQKNFGVVVSQPDDDEKDATDQDDIKDDVVEDDTESKPTAIRKRKAKKGGIIS